ACTTACAAGGGAAGGCACGGAGCCTTACAGTATTGCCAATACAACACTCCTTGTTAAATTGCCTGAACCCTCACATCTAAAAGCTTGAGATGTTCCAAGATGAGACATTTagcttttctttaattattttaggcCACAAGCCACCTGGCCAAACACGGGAAAAGTAGATGCGTGACGAAGCCCAGCGTTTATACCATATTGAATTGCACAAACTGCCCCACCAGAGAATATAAATTACTACACAGGTGACActtttatttagtttatttagttGTTAAAGGCCTGCAACACTTTTAATCAGCTAAACGCCTTTAAAACCCAATAAGCAAAATTTGAGTTTGTTGTATAGAAAAACAGCATGCAACTTGCTATCTGAAAATGTACTAAAGCTAGCTATCAACCCCGACTAAGTTACTCTCTTTCTACTAAGAGAAGAACCCATAAATAGCAGAAGAATATTTTGGGGGAGAAATAACTAACTTGAACTGAAAACCCACCCAAAAATGTAGTTAGTGAGTGATTGATCCACGGCTAGAAGTACATGTTATTAGCTATCTTTTGCATCACATTTTGATCAATTTACTTGTGTTTAAGTTGATTTTATTCTCTTCATGCTTAATATTCGTATTTTGTTGAGTAGGAGATGATTTTGCAAAAACAAAAGACAATTTGGAGCTAAATTGGGGTAAAACGGGCTTTGAAGTCTGAGTAGAAGTCTGAGGCATGGAAGGACACGATTGTGAGCACATGGACTAATATATAGCTAAAAAGGATCACATAAAGCTTGGAAGTTTAAGTAAAAGCCGAAGAAAAATGATCGGGATCAAGTCTAGAGGTCAACGGCCAAGCTTGCACGACGCCAACCAAGAAAAGCAAAAAAGCTGAAACATTAGGCTGCTCCGTGTAGGGATTTAGTGcatttttgtttttggtcttgtccAACAGAATTCAAGTCTCCGAAGTTGTACTTGGTGCGCAACGCCACTCGCTGCAcaactaacaaaatcatttttgGCCCTGGTTGAGTGTTTCTCCACAGTCCACATGATAAATACACCTTGTACATGATTTTTAGGTCATATCAGTATTTTGGATGGCGAAACGCGACAAAAGGCGACAACGGCCTGCCTCACCACAAGGCGAAGCGAGCGGCGAGGCACTCGCATTTTTGACGTACGGCGCCAATTAataccaaaaaattaaaatatctaattgcatatataaataatcatAATCTCAATAGAAATAacatattagcaaatatttcaattcaaaaattgaaaataaatagtaCATAATAAAAGTTTAGAACTtgaatgagaaaaaaagaacaaatgTCAAAACAATGACAAAAAAGAGGTAAAAGTAGCTCTGAagtctgaagaagaagaagaaggaaaaagaaatagtgaaagatttgaagaagaaaagaaaaagaaattagaagaaaagaagaaatacatATAAGTTGGACTTTGGAGTGGCCGGAAAAGTCTAGCTGATCGCCGGAGTAGTCTAGTCAAGTCAACTAGTTGGAGTCGGAGTCTCAGTCGCAGTCTAAGAGTGCAACTGTGcaaatttggaaagaaaaaaaaccctaaaattaccttttaaattttaaaagtctAAATTGGTCgcctttttttaagaaaatacaaaaggCAACACCTTTCTTGCCTTTGTCACCTCTTGCCTTTGTTGCCATTGTCGCCATGGCGTTGCTTTTTGAAGATCGCCTCGCTACAAAGCTAATAGGTGATGAAGGGTCGCGTCGCCTCGAAGCGACCGCCTTTCACAACATTGGGTCATATTCAGGGGATTATACTAGTTTAAAGGAGAGAAACACCGAAGAGGAAAAGGAGATCCAATGAGGGGTAGAACAACGGCTCAAGCGACATCAATCCTAAGCGCTATTCTATCTCTTCTCTTGTAATTTGCTAGTTCTTAGGTTTGTGCTACATGATTGTTGTAGTTTGATACTTGACTTGATTATATTGATTTAGTTATTCAATCTTGCTCTCAATTATCTTTTGTGTAGCTGACTTAGAGGGACTATCTACTAATCCAAAATTGAACTCAGGCGAGGGAATTATATACTTCATAAAAGATTGGATAGGGCTTGTTCTTGAACCTGGGCATCGGAAAATGGATTTGTGTTTAGAATAGAAATATACCTACTCGGCTTGCTTGGTCAGATAAAGGAAATATAATTATGTTCTTATTAATGATAATTCCATAggcatatatatgtgttaagagTAATTTGAATAGACAAATAAGGACTCAGGAGAGTCTATAAGcaatagaaaaattaattactcAATTCTCATGGATAACTCAACAGAATTGTTAGCTACCATAACCCTAGGATCTTACATTCCCTTGAACTCTCCTCATGTTCTTTACTTGCATCTTTTATAGTGTCATTGTAGTATTCCTTAGATATACTCACTTCTTGGAATGAATAATTTGTATTCAGTAAATAGTTAACAACACGTCCTCATGGGATCGATACTCTACTTATCACTTTATTACTTGTCAACCACGTATATTTACTTGTGTGATGGACCTGATCACCAATGAACCTGCGGTCACGCTACACCTCATTGTCCCGAAAGATTTTCTTTTTTCCGCTGTATGCAAACATATGTGGTCAGAAATGATATGTGGTATACATAAAACTTTTCTGTTTATTTTCTATTGGGCAGGATGGGGATTTTACAATTCAATCAAGTAGGTCAGCAGAGAAGGTCACAACCAAGAAAATCAATAGATCTAAAGAAAGATAAAGACCCATCAAAGTACATAATTCCAAGAAAAATCACAATAGATTAAACAAACATGAAAGAACATATTCATTCCGATTGATTTGGTGGGATTATCAACTTCATtgggaaaaaaaaacaataaaaaatgaagaaaaaaaacaagaataagaaGGGACAGGAATTAACCTGAGTTGGAAAAGACGGATTGGGAGGAGCTGAAAAGCTTGGATGCACACGACCTCAAAGCCATCGCTGCTGTGTGTGTGTTTGAGAGAGAGACGGAGAGGAGTTCTATGATGGGATTTCTACAGGCAGGCGAAATCTGGGTTTTGCATATTCAATTTTATAGTGGAAAAGAAATCAATATTATAGGAAAGTTTTACAAATTTAAATATGCGGAAAAGGCCTAAAACACCTCTTAATCATGAGAATTGGTACAAAAATATAACTCGTCAATCTATTGGGCTTAAAATGTCTTCGACATCAATCTTTGGGGTCTGTTTTACCCTTATTTCTAAcagtaaaaaatattcaaaatggaAAAGAGCCAAAAATAACTCTTAACTATAGAAAAAAGGTTTACAAATACTCTTCATCCACcatttggtctaaaaataacTTTCTATTCATCTTTTAATCTAAAAATACATTTTCATTCACCTTTTTAGCTCACTATAACTCTTAAAACTAACAACtctctctttaatttttattttttaaaaaatatttataatgtgtcatttttcttattggatgaaataaaaattccacctccactaaaaataattataatttatctaaGCTAAAAACAATATACATTTTCAAGActccaaatttattttttaaaatctaataGTTTTTTGTTGCCGAAGGTTTtgcttcttatttttttttaaagtcgGTTTTGGgatcatgaagaaggatattgttttgatttggataaattatggagaaaaatatttaaaaaataacttttttatttgttgtagtttttttcttttaatatagttttttatGGTTATCAAGCATGTATATTGTTTTAGTTTGGATGaattatgagaaaaaaattgaaaaaaactttttttaaaaaaatcttttagttATACGTATTATTACCAGATAGTTTTACAATAACTATCttgtaaaaacaaaaaaaattatttatttatttttaaccatcttataataactaatttagattaaaataatttttaactagCTTGTAATAActagaaaataatttagttatacgtataactaaaatcttttagttattttatttatacgtATTGTAAAAAAATCAAGCCAAGAACtaaataatctttttttctaattaacCGGATAAAAAAATCTACTCTTGTTTATCAATAtagctttttaaaaaaaatagaacagAGGGagagggggagggggaggggtCTTGAAGAGATATATTGGTTTTGACttagataaattataattattttttagtgaAGGTGGAATTTTTTtcatccaataagaaaatgagatattataaatatttttaaaaaataaaaaataaagagaaagttgttagtttcaaaagtTACCGTGAGCCAAAAAGGTGAATCAAAATGTATTTTTAGATTAAAAGATGAATATAAGGGTATTTTAGACTAAAATATGGATGAAGGGTATTTTAAAACCTTTTTCTATAGTTCAGGAGTATTTTTAGCTCTTTTCTGTTCTGAATATTTTTTACTGTTAGAGAAAAGGGTAAAATAGACCCCAAAGGTTGACGTCGGGCGCATTTTAGGCTCGATAGGTAGacgaagggtatttttgtaccaATTCGCATAGTTGAGGGGTATTTTAAGCCCTTTTCCGTTAAATgtgagataagtgtcaaaaacacacttaaattattatttttgagtttcatacctaaattattggaagtgtgagtttcatacctaaactatcacttattagtttgagaaatacacttctctcttttattccactctcatcatggtgtgtactactacactctctctttcatttaattttttttatcacattACACTCCACCACATGGACAAAACATTTcatctttaaaataaataaataaattattgaaattagttaaaattaagatTAAAGTATTACCATCTCTCgcccaacccccccccccctaattcaaataataatttagatatttttaattttaaaaaaatttgccCCACCCTACCTAGCTATACGTGATTTGCACGTGTGTTTACGTCAATAAGTAAAACTACATATCAAAAGAACAAACTTATTAAATAGTAGCACTTGATATTAAATAAGtgttatatctattttaatgacataaatattataataattgttaaattactattttaaagtcctaaatattataataattattaaattattattttatttagtgtgaaataattttttaaaggatAAAAAAGACGAACAATTCAATCCTATAAAAGAAGATGaagtgataaaaaataatgacatacGTTATAAAATGTCCAAGCAACATATGAAAGACCAAAATTTGTGAGTTCTTCGTCATTGAAACTGCAATAACTTGAAACttcataaaaaaagaagaaggtaaAATAAGTGTAGCGCGGAATTAAACATTTTGAAGAAATAAATTTTCATACAcaaattaaaagaaacataGGTATTAAAAAACATCTTAAGTGAAATTCATATTTGCACATagaacaaaaataatacattaGCATAGAACAAAAATGATACATTAGCTATCTTGGATTGGTGAATTGtgtttcataaattaaaaatattaaaaagataattaatAAACTAATTGAAAAAAGAGCAATTAATATACTAACCTCAATAGATTTTAAGGATTGAAAAATTAAGATGATTGAGAGTTGATGCTTTTATTGATATATGATGTTTGTGTCTGTGTGGGTAAATATTaagaggccgtttggattggcttataagctgttttcagctttttttagtgtttgactggccaacttaaagtcattttaggcttaaaataagtccaataaatagttgagtttatttggatgaaactCAAATTAGGATTTTTCTTTGAGCAGCTCGGAGTCAAGAGGGTATTTCCGTACTTTCACCCCATAATTTCTACTGCTCTGCCTAATTTGGGGACCTCTGTATTTTACACGTGTATGTATTCCTCTCTGAAGTGCAATATGGTTCACTTCTCCCTCCATCTCTTTGCTATTCACCTTCTTCgtgcaattttttttctttctttcatagaaaataattaatatttggaTTTTACATTCACACCCAGCTTGTGCTCGAGCTACCCCCAAACACTGCTTTCAACAGGTACTCTGCCCTTTTTATCTCCCAAAATTAGCAttctttttaatgatttttcttGTAGTTATGAGATGGGTTTTGTTGGATTGAAGTTATTCATGGTAGAAATCCCTCAAAGTTGAAATCTTTATCTGTAATTCTTTGAgattcttgatttctttttatggtttttttaTATTGGTTTTGTTGGATTGAAGGTATTATTGATTCGAATTCCTCAAACTTGGAATCTTTAGCTGtgattttttgagaaatttgatTTACTTTTATAGTTTAGCTTGTACTTTTTGATATGGGTTTTGTTGGATTGAAGTTATAATTGGTTGGAATTCCTTAAAGTTGGAATCTTTAGCTGCTGATTTCTTGAGATTCTTCATTTCCTTTTATGGTTTAACTTGCTGTTTTTGATATGGGTTATGTTGGATTGAAGGTATTATTGGTTGGAATTCCTCAAAGTTGGGAATTTTAGGTGGTTTTTTTGAGATTCTTGATTTCCTTTTATGGTTTAGCTTCTTGTTTTTGATATGGGTTTTGTTGGATTGAAGGTATTATTGGTTGGAATTCCTCAAAGTTGGGAATTTTAGGTGgtatttttgagtttcttgattTCCTTTTATGGTTTAGCTTCTTGTTTTTGATATGGGTTTTGTTGGATTGAAGTTATAGTTGGTTGGAATTCTTTAAAGTTTGAATCTTTTGctgtgatttttaaaaaaaattgatttactTTTATGGTTTAGCTTGCTGTTTATGATATGGGTTATGCTGGATTGAAGTTATTCATGGTTGGAATTCCTTAAGGTATTTCAAAGATGTGATGACCACCAGTGTCAATGGATCCTCAGCAAACAAAAAAAGGTCCTCGCAACGCAACAGAGTTTTCTAATAACAATGCCAAACAGCGCGAGATTTATCGCAATATGCCTCTGGCTGAAAAGAATATACTTCTGCTGCAATGACGCATCAACAAAACAGAAGCAACAACTAAGCGTATTCTTGAAAATGCAAACTCTTCGACCCCTGCTAAACCGATATGTGTTACCCAAGATAATCTTGATGTTGGATGTTCTTCCTCTATTTCAAAAACAGGTTGGGACATCAAATTGATTACTTCCCGTCTTCCCTATAAATGTGTGTTGTTATTCAAGCTTATAAACATAAAGAACCATAACACTGAATTACCTGCGATGTCTTTTTCTAGATAGTAGTTGCTGCCTTTGATATTTCTGCGGCATCAAGTACGCTCCAAAGGGAAAAAAGAGTAGTCCATTCCGCCCAAGTTTTTGAAAAATGTAAGATTGTTAATCTTTGTTCATCATTTATTACAGATTAATTTGTTGTGTGCATTCATTTGGTAAATATTTATGTTAGAGCAGATTCCACATTAGCCTCCTCAAATGCGTTAGATGCTCCAACCTTTGAAAGGGCTTCACCTATGGTTAAACTTCGGTTCAATTATTTCTTCTAACTGCTATATATATCTCAAGTAAAGAATAATATTATACTCACATTATGCAGCTATTAATCGTGGAGCTCTCACCTCATTGAATGTCGTTGAAAAAAAAAAGCGAGTCATCCTTTCTACGCTTTTGAAAAAGGTAAGAGGCGAAGCTATAGTGTCTTTGATTGTGTGCCCTTTCTAAACTTTTATTCATCAATATGTTATCAATGAGGTTCAACATTGGGTACCGCAAATGATTCAAGCATCAGAATTTTTGAAGCAGTTATAACCAATGGTTAGTGTGACCCCTTACTGATTTTACTGTTTTCCCTATTTTCATTACTTACAGTTGTTTGCAATATGCAGGCCTTGCAAAGGGTAAAAAAAAACCACTGCTAATATTAGTCGGTTGCAATCTGATTATGTTCACTTACAAAAAGTTCTGAATTGTAAGTTCTCCAGCGCCAAAAAATTTCAATATGAAGCTCCTGGATTTTGTTGTGGCAAAGGTACGGTAAGATTAACCTCTCATCGAATGCCAACTAATCTGAAAAGTCTATATATGAGAAACGATGCAGAATCTAAGCATTTTCAGACATACATCAGAACATATAACAATCTATTTGCATTTACTTCACTTCAAGGTTCAGGGACAAATGTATCACCTGATATATTTCTTTATATCCCAGAGAAACAAAGCCGAGAAACTTACAGTTGTACTTGTGTGATAACACAAACGAGATTGAAAATAGAATGGCTTGCTATGATAAATTTGCATGAATCAATAGTGGTTGAACTTATGAATATACTAAAAGATAAATCCATATTCAATGTTTCTCCGATCTTTAGCAAGCACACCAAACTTGCACAATTTCTGCATAGCACTAATATATAATTTGCCTACTACTACAAAAATTGCGGCAATATGggttgatgaaaatgataattGTACTATTCACTACTCATGCACCGCATGTTCAAATTTATACCATTATTATTTCCGCAAGGACAAGGTGGGTGGCATTTTGGTATTAAAAAATTCTAATGTTCCTAGAAATATTGCCTTGTTTGAGTTCGAACAATTTTTTTTGCCTTTGTTGATGGATAGGTCCTTGATATGAAAATCGAGAATTTACAAAAAGAGATGCAGTTTCGGTTCGagaatattattgttataaagTTCAAATGAGAAatgatgatgaagatgaaaTTTTGCATACAGGAAGATTATTACAGCAATATTCGGTTGATGACTACATAAAGTTAGAAAAGCAAAGATTGGACTTTGTTTCATTCAATCAAGATTTATTTAGAATGATTATACTACAAGAACTTGTTGATACTTGTAATGTTGGTACCGAATTCGTTTACAGATATGCGCCAACTGCCATTGCATTAGTGCTATTAATGACTATTACATGTAACTCATCTTGGCCAGAAATAAAAGAACATCTATCATCCAATGATGAGGCACAAAATAGACCTGATTTGATTAGTCGAGTATTCAGAGCTAAAATAGAAAAGCTGAAAATACATGTATTGAAGCGAAATATCTTTGGAAAGGTTGTTGCTTATATGTACATCGTGGAGTTTTAGAAACGAGGTTTACCCCATGATCATTTTCTTATCATATTGAGTAATGAGCACAAGTTATTGACTGTGGAGGCATAAGATGATATAATTAGAGCAGAATTACCAGATGATAATCCAGAACCAGATTTGTGTAAACTTGTCATTAGGCATATGATGCACGGTCCCTGCGGTAGTTTAAACCTAACAAATTCTTATACCAAAAAAAAGGGTTATTGCAAgttcaaatattcaaaaaaacaTCAAAAGGCACTGATTTTTATCCAATTTACAAAAGACGAAATACCGGAGAAGTTGTGAAAGTCAGACAATAATACTTAGATAGCTCTTGCGTGTTCCATAAAATCCGTATTTACTTGGAAAATTCAACTGTCACATAAATGTTGAAGTTTGCTCCAACATCAAAGTTGTGAAATATCTCTACAAATACATTTGTAAAGGCCATGACAAGATTGCATCCTGTGTACAAAATAATGATGCAATCATAGAAATAGATGAAGTAAAAGAATATCAATCTGCTTGATGGTTTTCTCCTCCCGAGGCTCTATGGCGTCTCTTCGGTTTTGCTATAAGTGAAATGTCTCCCAGCGTTTATCGTCTTCAACTACATCTTCAAGGCCAACAATTTGTTTCTTTTAAGAGCAATACAAATATacatacaattttgaataattcaatGATCAGAAAAACAATgttaacataattttttcatatgaaCAAAACTAACAAATATGCTATTGAGCTCAATTTATTATACAAACAATTTTCTGAGTTTTTTGTGTGGTCATCTGGTGATAAATTTTGGGCACGTCGACAAAAACGTTGTATTATTGGGCGAATTGTGACATGTCATCCTACAGAAGGAGAACGATATTATCTTAGATTATTACTAACGCATGTACGAGCACCAACTTCATATAAGGATCTTCTGACAGTGGATGGAGAGCGTTGTACTACTTTTAGAGAATCTGTGGAGAAAAGAGAATTGCTATATTGTGATAACACTTTTGTGGATTATATGTCTGAGGCTGCCAGTTATCAAATGCCACACAGTTTAAGACGCTTATTTGCTACATTATTAGTTTATTGTGCTCCTGCAAACCCAAGAAAATATGGGAACAATTTGAAGATTCAATGCTTGAAGACTATAAAATGTTACAGAatattgaaagaaaagaaattcaATATCAGGCTTTAAATCATATCACTGGCATTTTACATTCTATGGGTCATGATATAAATGAATATGAACTCATCCCAGAAATAATCAAGTCTTCTGCAATAGTAAGAGAGGCAAAAGATGTTCATTTTGAGAGATCTGTTACTGTCAGCAAAGACGATGTACTCTTACATAAGAAGTTAAACAAAAGGCAAATGATTGCATATAATATGATTATAGACAGAATATTATCAAATAAAGCAGGAGCTTTTTTTTAGATTGTCCAGGAggcacaaaatatttttttatatcgtGCCTTATTAGCAACTATACGATCTATGGGATATATAGCTTTAGCAACATCTATCTCTAGTGTTTCTGCTTCTATTCTCCCAGGTGGACGTACGACACACTCACGTTTTAAAATTCCTATGGACCTAGATGAAAATGCAAATTGTAACAAAAGCAAAGAAAGATCACTTGCGGGTCTAATCCGAGATGCAAAATTGATTGTCTGGGCCGAAGTCTCTATGACTAAAAGAAGAATGTTAGAAGTTTTTGATCTATTGTTAAAATATCTAATGGATACAAATGCATTATTTGGTGGAGAAGTTGTAGTCTTAGGAGATGATTTCAGACAAACTCTTCTTGTTGTACGATATGGAAAGAAGGAAGACTTCATTGCCCAAAGTTTGTTATATTCTACCATTTGGAATGAACTTGAAAAATTGCAGTTATCTGAGAATATGAGATCAAAAATAGATCCTGCATTTTGTGATTATCTTCTGAGAATTGAAAATGGACAAGAACAGGTCAGCCCAACAAACAACAAACAGGATTGAAATTCCAGACTCATTGATTATTCCTTATACAACTGAAAAAGAATCTTTAGATAAGCTATTTGCAGCGACatattcaaatttgaattcaCCTTACTCTAATTCATCTCCTACAGACTCCGTGTGATCTTAACAACCAAAAATGATTTTGTCAATGAAATTAATGACATGCTTATCGATCGATTCACAggaaaatcaaaaatatttattgccATCGATGAAGCTGTTGAATTTAACAATCAGGCACAATTTGAAGATTTTCTACACACTTTACATTCCCCAGGTTTGCCCCCTTATATATTGTGTTTAAAAGAGAATTGTCTAATTATATTATCACAAAATTTAAATCTATGCGAAGGTTTATGTAATGGCACACGATTGACCTGCtttgactttaaaactcataaGATTAAAAACACACGTGtttattccaaaaatatcattattatcatcacaAGATGAAAAGTTCCCGTTCAATTTCCCATTAGATTATGTTTTGCTATAACTATAAATAAAGCACAAGGTCAAACTTTAGACTTTGTTGGAATTTACTTACGAGAGCCTGTATTTTCACATGGTCAGCTCTATGTTGCCTTATCAAGAGCAAAGAGTTCAAATTGTGTCAAATTACTTATCCGACCATCCACATCAACTAGTCATGACGATCATTCTACACCTAAAATAGTATATGAAGAAATCATCCAAAGGGCAATCATGTGACGCTTATATTCTGTAGTATCATAGTCCTTCATTCGGCCAGTTACTTTGATCTTAATGTGGGTTCTTTAATTTAATCTTATTCTTACTTATTCcttctttaaaattatattcttaGGAAAGATATCTACTTTCAATAAATACATCTTGATTTACCACTTTCATCTTCTACATTTACCATAATGAATAAATTCCTTCAAACAATCGGTATAGGTTCAAATATGCAGATAATGGGAGAAAAGTTGTTGGCTTTTGTGCCTATGTAGTTCATAACACTTTGgttatttggatgaaaatgactCCACTCTTCACATTACTTTTCCCTCAATTTTTCTCATGCTTGGCAATTACTTGTCATTTGAAAGTTGTCTGCTATCACTTTTATTGTTATTTGCAGTAAAACTTCGAAACAGCTTATTACCAAGTTGCTCGAAATAAGGTTGCCTATGGAAAGAGCATATGTTATTAACTATACAAAACTTTAGCTAAACAGACATGTACAATACGCATTATGCCTTAGGTATAAACAGAATCAACGTAAATCTCATTTACCGACATTTCACTGGATAAGCCAATGTAATCTCAAAGATCTGTGATGCCATTCTCATGTTGCTTGATTCTAAGCTTATTCCTTCGGCAAGATTTGGTGATTTTAAGGTTTCTTTTTACCTAAAAATGAAAGGAGATTACCATCGCTATTTGGCTGAACGTAGCGAGGCTGCTGAGAGTACTCTCACTGTCTACAAAGCTGCTCAGGTTTGTTTTTTAATTTGCTTTATTGAGCTGCTTACCGCAAATTTGAGCCTCCTAATCCATAATAATTATTTTCCTGCAATATCATGTTTTTCCTTCTAATTTAACAATGTATTTCGAGTTAATTTGTGA
This region of Solanum dulcamara chromosome 9, daSolDulc1.2, whole genome shotgun sequence genomic DNA includes:
- the LOC129903951 gene encoding uncharacterized protein LOC129903951 isoform X1, translating into MGFVGLKLFMVFQRCDDHQCQWILSKQKKVLATQQSFLITMPNSARFIAICLWLKRIYFCCNDASTKQKQQLSVFLKMQTLRPLLNRYVLPKIILMLDVLPLFQKQIVVAAFDISAASSTLQREKRVVHSAQVFEKSINRGALTSLNVVEKKKRVILSTLLKKVLDMKIENLQKEMQFRFENIIVIKFK
- the LOC129903951 gene encoding uncharacterized protein LOC129903951 isoform X2; amino-acid sequence: MPNSARFIAICLWLKRIYFCCNDASTKQKQQLSVFLKMQTLRPLLNRYVLPKIILMLDVLPLFQKQIVVAAFDISAASSTLQREKRVVHSAQVFEKSINRGALTSLNVVEKKKRVILSTLLKKVLDMKIENLQKEMQFRFENIIVIKFK